TCCAGTAGCTCCTCCAAGTCTTCTTTGTCCCAAAAGACCAACCCGTCATCCACCTTAAAATCTTTGAACCCTTCCGGGGTGAGAATGCCCCTGAGAGCCCATACTGCCGCCAAACACTTGAGTTCACGTTCGCTGTCCATAGGCCTTCCTTGTTGTTCCTGGGTCACTCGGTTCAAAATAGGCCCATTTTCACATAGTGCTGCTCATCCCGGGGAAAAGGATCGTTCTCGGTCCAGCCTTCTTCCTTTAGGTCGGAAATGATGTGGTGCCGGGCCACTTCGCCAGCTATGTCACCAAACAGGGCCTTGGCTTCCCCCATGCCAGCCTTATGGTGCCGGACCCGGCGGTGACGCATCCCATAAGGCGGCTTTCCGGCAAATTCGTCTAGCCACCGGTGGACTGCCTCGAACGCCTGTCCAAACCGCAGGATGGACTCCTGGCAGTGGGCTTCAAACGTTGACATGGGCGTTTTCCTCTTCTTCGCGTGGGTCACGGAAATAAGTATGGGTCCGCAGGTTGATTGGCTGGCTTTTGGGGCGGGAACTTGCCGCACAAGTGCTGCAGGTGGAGGACGCATGCCGGGTTCGGCTTGCCAGGCTTGCACTTGTTGCCATTGCATATGTTTTCGGCGTCTTTGGCGCAATAGGCCCATATGTGGTACTGGACGAATCGGGGGAAGTGGGCTGGAAGGTTGGGGTTAAACTCCCGGCAGTCAATGCGGCTGGCCAAGTCATGTATCACCCCCAAACACCCCTTTTCCGTGTGGCACCGGGGTCCATAGGCATGGTCGAGTTGGTAACAGTCCAAAATACCGGTCCGGTGAAGGAAGTTGTGCACCAGACTGTCGACGGCAATCATGTGCAGCCCCACCTGGCGATAGTCCCAGCCAGGGTAGCGAGACAAAAACAGGCTGGACAGGGCCATGTGAGCCAGCTTCGGGCCGACGTTGGCAATTGTAGTGACTTTCTTGATGAAGCTTTGGAGGAGCTCATTGATGACCCCAGCAGCCAGTTGGTCTTGCCCAAAATGCTCCGTCACATACGTGAAAAGTCCCCTCCAGTCACATCCCGCAAGAATGAATACAGAGAGAAGGCCATGTGGTTCAGCGACCCCCGTTTCATGTCGAAAGTTGGGAGTGGGCAGGTACTCAGGAAGGCGGGTTCATCGCACTTTTTTGTGGTCTTTTGGTACCCGCACCCCTTGAACGCTTCAAAAGTGGCTAATTTCAGACACTGAGCGGCTTTGAGGGCTCGCTTAACCCGGTTAAAGGTCGGTTTGACCCGCTGCTTAGCGTAGTAGCCTAAGTTAGACTGGTCCCCACCCCCGGTAAACAAAAACGATCCCAGCAAGTATTGATAAAGCTTGATAGACTTGTGGTGAGGCTTACCACTGATCATTTGACCAAGAATAGCTTGTATTTCGGGTGTATCTTCAACAAAGACTTCATCAAATAGCCTTTGGTGAGCTAAAATGATTTATTTTACTATCTAAACACTGCGCTTTGAGGCCTGGTTGTGCTGTGTAATAGTCGTAAGTGTAGCACAAACAGCTTGTGAAGTCAAATAAGATTGATTGCGTAACTGTCTTGACCGACCAACTATGGCATTTAATTGCGCTAATATGACAGTAACTACTATTAGCCTGAGTGATGGTAAAATGATATCCTGATCTTACTCTTGGGAGATAACTCTGAAGAAAATGGCTGGGAGAATGACGCTTGAGATAGATTTTTAGCAGCCTTATGGGCTTGTTGACTGCGGAGGGGGATAAAAATTATGGGGCTTGTACTTGCCGCAACGCGATAGAGTCTGAAAATAGGCCTTACAGCGGACGCATTTCTATATGCTGATCATAGATGGAAATTTCTCTTCCAGGTGATAATTGTCGCCAATGGCAAGATATGGAGCGGTCCCACTTAAGCGGGGAACCACGAATAGGAGACTAGCTTGGATTCTGAGCGGATATATCACACTACCCTATCAATCTTGACTTTGCACATAGGAGATAGCTTGACCTCTGGTCGACCACCGATCTTTCCTGTTCGCCGCGCCCCTTCCACGTAAGCAATTTTCTTACAGCAGAATCAGAAACTGTCCGATATTCAGAAGCTCTTTTCATAGATATTGTTATATCATCCAACCGCGAAAAAATTTTAAAAGGTCCTTTTCATCTCCCGCAAGGACCGTTGATCTGGATTAGAATTTTTTGTATAATTCTCATAAACTTATTTTTAATATGCCCCCGCTTCTGCAAACCTGCTATCCACTCCTCCTGCTGTCAAGTTTGAGGGCCATCACCTAAAAGGCGAATAATGAATTCAAGAGTTAGCAAACTGGACCCGAGCACGAATAAATTAGCCCAAAAAACCCAAGAAATTGATGAATTAGAATCAGCGGCCAGAGGCGAGAGACTGATGAATGCCTGGCGAGATTTATCGGCCCAATATGCGGCGATTATCGAAGCGTTCGACGGGCTGGTCTACATCTGCTCCCAAGACTATGAAATCGAGTTTATGAACCGGCGTTTCATCGACCGTACGGGCAACTATGCCATTGGACAAAAATGTTACAAAGCCCTCCACGATCGAGAGGAAATCTGCCCTTGGTGCGTTAATGATCGGGTTTTCCAGGGGGAAACTGTTCGATGGGAAATGCTTAGCCCCAAAGATAACCGTTGGTATTATATAGTCAATTCCCCTATCAGACACAGTGATGGCAGTATATCTAAGATGGGCATGATCCAAGACATTACCGAGCGCAAGGAGATGGAAGAGGCCTTGCGTCATGCCGAAGAGGATTATCGCAGTATTTTCGAAAACGCCGTGGAAGGCATCTTCCGGAGTAGCCCTGATGGACGCCTGATTTGCGTTAATCCTGCCTTTGCAAAAATTTTCGGGTACAACTCTCCGGTAGAAGTGCTGACTAGCATCACAGATATCGACCACCAAATTTATGTGGATCCTGGCCGGCGCGCCAGATTCAAAAGGTTGATGGAGGAATTTGGGAAAGTTCCGGGGTTCGAGCATCAGGCTTATCGGAAAGACAAAAGCCTAATCTGGATTTCCATCAAAGCTCGCACCGTGAAAGACGAGCAGGGGGCCATTCTTTATTATGAAGGATTTATAGAAGACATTACGGCTCGCAAGGAGGCAGAGGAGTCTCTCAATCAGGCGCACGACGACCTGGAACGCAAGGTGGCGGACCGAACCACGGAATTGGCCCAAGTAAATGAGGAACTGCGGTCACGATTAGAGCAGCTGGAGCGGGCCGAAGGAGCTTTGCAGTCCGAGCGGCAGAGGTTATATTCCCTGCTTGATGGCCTGCCGGTAGGGGTCCATCTGGTGGCTCCGGATTATACCATCCGTTTTGGCAACCGCACCTTCTGGGAGGATTTCGGGGGAAAAATTGAGGGCCATTGTTACCAGTTGATTTATGGCAGAGAAAATCCCTGTGAGGATTGCCATGCTGCCCGGGTTTTTGAAACCAAAATTCCCCAAAGGTTTGAGGATACCCTGCCCAATGGCAAGATCCTGCAGGTGAACAGCTATCCCTTCGCTGACATTGATGGTTCTCCCTTGGTCTTGATATTGGGGATCGATATCACCGAGCAGAAACGCGCCGAAGAAAAGCTGCAGGATAGCGAGGGCAGGTTCCGACAGTTGATTGAGCAGGCCGCTGATGGTTTTTTCCTGCATGATCAGGGGAGGATCATCGAGGTTAACCAACGGGCTTGCGATAGCCTCGGCTATACTCGTGAAGAACTTCTGAGCCTGTCGGTGTTAGATCTCGAAGTGGAAAACCCTTCCGAAGACTTGATCCGGAACTGGCAGCAGGAAGTCGGGCCGCTGACGATCTTCGGGGCTCACCGGCGTAAAGACGGTTCAACTTTCCCGGTGGAAGTGCGGGCCGACAATTTTTACTATGGGGGGCGCCGCCTCAGGCTGGCCCTGGTGCGGGACATCACCGAGCGGCGCCAGGCCGAGGGGGCCCTAAAAAAGAGTGAAGAGAAATACCGGCTGCTGGTTAATCAAATCCCGGCGGTGGTTTATCAAGGTTATGCTGATTGCAGCATCGATCTCTTTGACCGGAAAGTGGAAGCACTCACCGGTTACCTTAAAGAAGAGTTCGATTCTCGGAAACTCAAATGGGGTGGTCTGATCCTACCGGAAGACCGTGCTGAGGCCCGAAGATTTTTTATCGAGGCCCTCAAGGGCGACAAGTCTTATGTGCGGGAGTACCGCATCAGGCGGAAAGACGAAGAGATCCGCTGGATTCAAGACAGGGGACAGATTTACTGCGATGACACCGGCAAGGTAGATTATGTCAAAGGTGTATTTTTCGATATCACTGAACATAAACGGGCCGAGAAAAAACTGCGGGAATCCGAGCAGAACATG
This sequence is a window from Desulfobaccales bacterium. Protein-coding genes within it:
- a CDS encoding PAS domain S-box protein, producing the protein MNAWRDLSAQYAAIIEAFDGLVYICSQDYEIEFMNRRFIDRTGNYAIGQKCYKALHDREEICPWCVNDRVFQGETVRWEMLSPKDNRWYYIVNSPIRHSDGSISKMGMIQDITERKEMEEALRHAEEDYRSIFENAVEGIFRSSPDGRLICVNPAFAKIFGYNSPVEVLTSITDIDHQIYVDPGRRARFKRLMEEFGKVPGFEHQAYRKDKSLIWISIKARTVKDEQGAILYYEGFIEDITARKEAEESLNQAHDDLERKVADRTTELAQVNEELRSRLEQLERAEGALQSERQRLYSLLDGLPVGVHLVAPDYTIRFGNRTFWEDFGGKIEGHCYQLIYGRENPCEDCHAARVFETKIPQRFEDTLPNGKILQVNSYPFADIDGSPLVLILGIDITEQKRAEEKLQDSEGRFRQLIEQAADGFFLHDQGRIIEVNQRACDSLGYTREELLSLSVLDLEVENPSEDLIRNWQQEVGPLTIFGAHRRKDGSTFPVEVRADNFYYGGRRLRLALVRDITERRQAEGALKKSEEKYRLLVNQIPAVVYQGYADCSIDLFDRKVEALTGYLKEEFDSRKLKWGGLILPEDRAEARRFFIEALKGDKSYVREYRIRRKDEEIRWIQDRGQIYCDDTGKVDYVKGVFFDITEHKRAEKKLRESEQNMRYLASQLLTAQERERQRISRDLHDDLGQSLMVLKMHLRAIERAMPANLTEQKQELVLQTSFIDEIVNNVRRFSRDLRPDVLDDLGLIFALKRLLEEFGALHNIEFSLDLDDLGNLLSSQAQIIIYRIFQESLTNIGKYAQASRVAVSLKNENDKVSFSVEDNGKGFDLEQVRALDVAKRGLGLTAMEERVRMLGGTLKICSQKGIGTRISFNIPITLLSSS